A stretch of DNA from Desulfobacterales bacterium:
CCGGTTCCGGCAAAGGGATCAAGTATGGTGTCGCCCTTCACGGAATACATGTTGACCAACCGGTAGGCCACTTCAAAGGGATAGGCTGCGCTGCGCTGCCGGGCCTCCCGGTTATTCATTCTCTGGCCGGCCCCTTTGATATCAAACCAAATATCGGAAAAAAAGGTGTTGCGCTCCTCCCAGAAGACGGCGCTTTGGCGTCGGTTCTTTTTTTCAGCCTCACTATCAAACGCGCGCTTGGGCCCTTTTCTGACGATCAGAATATACTCATGTTCAAGGGTCACATAAGCCCCGGCCGGCAACATGCCCGAGCCCATGAATTTGTTGGGGGCGTTGGTCTGTTTGCGCCAGAGGATGTCCGGAAGGGCCGTAAATCCCAGAGACAATAATTTTTGGAGTATCCTGACGTGGTTGGGATAGAGGACAAAGTTCTCATTCAGGGTGCGGACAGCGTCGCCGATGTTGATGCAGGCGAACCCGCCTGTTTTCAGTACCCGGTAAACCTCCGTCCAAACCGGGTCCAGCACCTGATGCATCCGTTCAAAAGCTTCGCTGCCGTCCCCTTTTTTAAGCGCGGCCTTCACTGCCGGGCTTTGCCCGGAAAACAGGCTATCCCACATTTGAATCATGGGATAGGGCGGCGAGGTCACCATGAGGTCGACGCTTTCCGAAGAGACCGCCTTCATTTTCTTGGCGTCGGAAAACAGAATGCGATGGGTTGTATTCATATGTGGCCGTAACTTCCAGAATTTTGCAAGGTAAAGGGATTATTTTAAGTTCTACTTCCAATCCGTT
This window harbors:
- a CDS encoding site-specific DNA-methyltransferase, producing MNTTHRILFSDAKKMKAVSSESVDLMVTSPPYPMIQMWDSLFSGQSPAVKAALKKGDGSEAFERMHQVLDPVWTEVYRVLKTGGFACINIGDAVRTLNENFVLYPNHVRILQKLLSLGFTALPDILWRKQTNAPNKFMGSGMLPAGAYVTLEHEYILIVRKGPKRAFDSEAEKKNRRQSAVFWEERNTFFSDIWFDIKGAGQRMNNREARQRSAAYPFEVAYRLVNMYSVKGDTILDPFAGTGTTLLAAMAAGRNSLGYEIDASLGETIREQMKETVSFSNQYIHNRLLKHVAFVVRRIKEKGTLKYKNKWYGFPVMTAQEQELILNELVDMERIDKDAFRVTYSDAPQEAFCKNWQEEIEHSTDPDLLSEKILHSIKESASEQMKLF